From Qipengyuania psychrotolerans:
CGCCAGGTGCTTACCGCCGATCCGCGTGACGCCATACTCAGCCTGAAGCAAATCCAGATCCAGTTCGATCCGGCAGCTGCACAGGACGTCAACGAGGCAAGGCTGCAAGGCTTCCTTCAGGGCATCCAGAACATGCGTGGCTGCGGCAGCGCGAATGAAATTGCCAATAGCATCGGCGCCTCGGTGGTCGACAACGATCAGATCCGCGCGCGCGCGCTGCCCGAACAGTTGCAGCAGGTCGTATTGAACCTGAGTGTCGGCGAGATGACGCCGCCGTTTGGCGATGTCGCAGAAGGCGTTCGCGTTCTGATGCTATGCGGCCGGGACGATCCCGAAGTGCAGGCTGGACCCAACTTCGACCAGCTGATGCAAGAGATCGAAGACGAACGCATCAACCGCGCTGCACAGCGTTACCTGCGCGATCTGCGCAACGACGCCTATATCGAATATAATTGATACCCGCCGTGGCCCCTCTCGCCGTATCCATCGGTGATCCAGCGGGGATCGGACCGGAAATCATAACCGAAAGCTGGGCGCGCCAATCCGAGCGGGATGGCGCGCCCTTTATCGTACTTGGCGGGGCAGGACTGCTTGAGGCCGCCGCGCATATGCGTGGCACCATTTGCCCCATTGTCCGTATCCAAGATCCTGCAGAGTGCGGGGCCGCATTCGCACACGGCCTCCCGGTCCTGGGCCTCGAAGATTGCGCCTATCGTCCGGGCCAACCGAGCGACGAGGGCGCGGCCCTTGCGCTTGGATCGCTGGCCGAAGCGACGCGGATGGCCCTGCTTGGCAAGGCAGGCGGCGTGGTAACGGCTCCCGTTGCCAAGGGGCAACTGGCGAAGGTCGGCTTCGAATTTCCTGGCCAAACCGAATTTCTTGCTGCTGCCTGCGGTCTACCCACCGACGATAGCGTAATGATGCTCGCTGGTCCAAGCCTGCGCGCCGTCCCGGTGACGGTGCATTGCAGCCTGGCTGAGGTTCCAGGGCTGCTGACCAGTGAATTAATTGTCAGCAAAGCGCGCATCCTTGCCGCAGCCCTGACAAAGGACTTTGGGATCAAGGGGCCGCGCATCGCCGCTTGCGGGCTGAACCCCCATGCCGGTGAAGACGGCAAGTTCGGCAGCGAGGAGCGTGACATAATCGGGCCTGCCGTCAATCGTTTGCGCGAGGCAGGAATAGCAGTTTCCGGTCCCCACCCCGCTGATGCGATCTTCACACCGCGCGCCCGGAAAACCTACGATGCGGCGCTGGCCATGTACCACGACCAGGCGCTGATTCCCTTGAAGGCACTCGACTTTGACGAGGGTGTCAACGTGACACTCGGCTTGCCCATCGTGCGTACCAGCCCGGACCATGGCACCGCCTTCGACATTGCGGGCAAAGGCGTGGCCGACCCCAGCGCAATGATTGCCGCATTGCGCATGGCAGGCGAAGTGGCAGCACGGCGCGCATCCCATGACTGATCTGCCCCCACTTCGCGAAGTCATTGCCCGGCACGGACTGAGCGCGAGCAAGGCGCTTGGGCAGAACTTCCTGTTCGACGAGCAATTGCTTGATCGTATCGCTGCCCTGCCCGGTGATCTCAACGGCAAGCAGGTGCTGGAAGTAGGCCCCGGCCCCGGTGGCCTGACCCGCGCCCTGCTCCGTGCAGGTGCGCAGGTGACCGCGATCGAAATGGATTCGCGCTGTCTGCCTGCGCTCGCGGAACTTGGCGATGCTTTCCCGGGCAAGCTCAAGGTCATTCAGGGCGACGCGCTGAAATTGGACCACGCGGAAATCATGGGCGGCGAGCCCTTCGCCGTGTTGTCCAACCTGCCCTATAATGTCGGCACGGCGCTGTTCACGCGCTGGCTGGGCGGCGAAAGCTGGCCGCCGCTCTGGACCAGCCTGACGCTGATGTTCCAACAAGAAGTTGCGCAGCGCATCGTCGCTGCGCCCGGCGGTTCGGCCTATGGCCGGCTGGCAATCCTGGCCCAATGGCGCAGCAGCGCACGGCTGGCGATGAAAGTGCATCGCAGTGCGTTCACTCCTCCGCCCAAGGTGATGAGCGCCATCGTCCATGTAGAACCTGCAGAAATGCCCGAGGGTGTTTCGGCCAAACGCCTCGAGAAGCTCACCGAAGCCGCCTTCGGCCAGCGCCGAAAAATGCTTCGCCAGAGCCTCAAGGGCGTTCCGGGCGCAGTCGAGGCGCTGGAGCAGATCGGCATCGATCCGCAGCGGCGCGCCGAGACGCTTGAGGTGGACGATTTCGTCCGACTGGCGAGGATATTGTCGGCCTAGTCGGCAGGCTCAACAACTCGGCGGTACAAATGCCAGGTCGCGTGACCGAATAGCGGCAACACCACCATCAGTCCGAGAAACGCCGGGACAAGCGCGGCCAGCAGGCACAGCGCAATGATCGCCGCCCATAGGCACATCATCGCCGTGTTTGACCGGAATGCCGCGAGGCTGGTTATGATTGCGGTGAGGAAATCCACCTCCCGGTCGACCAGCATCGGCAGGCTGACGACAGTGACAGCATAAAATGCCAGCGCGAGAATGGCCCCGACCAGGGTGCCCACGGCAAGCATCGCCATGCCGGCGGGCGTGATGAAGGCAGCAATCGACTCCGAACCCACTCCGGATTCCGCCATGAAAATGGCGAAGATGCCGTGGGCGATAATCATCCAGAAACTGAACGCCACGAAGACGATGCCGCCCATCATGATGAGTTGCTCATCGCCCTTGCCGCGGACTGCCCCCAGGACGGCGCTCCATTTTACGGGCAATC
This genomic window contains:
- the pdxA gene encoding 4-hydroxythreonine-4-phosphate dehydrogenase PdxA; this translates as MPAVAPLAVSIGDPAGIGPEIITESWARQSERDGAPFIVLGGAGLLEAAAHMRGTICPIVRIQDPAECGAAFAHGLPVLGLEDCAYRPGQPSDEGAALALGSLAEATRMALLGKAGGVVTAPVAKGQLAKVGFEFPGQTEFLAAACGLPTDDSVMMLAGPSLRAVPVTVHCSLAEVPGLLTSELIVSKARILAAALTKDFGIKGPRIAACGLNPHAGEDGKFGSEERDIIGPAVNRLREAGIAVSGPHPADAIFTPRARKTYDAALAMYHDQALIPLKALDFDEGVNVTLGLPIVRTSPDHGTAFDIAGKGVADPSAMIAALRMAGEVAARRASHD
- the rsmA gene encoding 16S rRNA (adenine(1518)-N(6)/adenine(1519)-N(6))-dimethyltransferase RsmA, with the translated sequence MTDLPPLREVIARHGLSASKALGQNFLFDEQLLDRIAALPGDLNGKQVLEVGPGPGGLTRALLRAGAQVTAIEMDSRCLPALAELGDAFPGKLKVIQGDALKLDHAEIMGGEPFAVLSNLPYNVGTALFTRWLGGESWPPLWTSLTLMFQQEVAQRIVAAPGGSAYGRLAILAQWRSSARLAMKVHRSAFTPPPKVMSAIVHVEPAEMPEGVSAKRLEKLTEAAFGQRRKMLRQSLKGVPGAVEALEQIGIDPQRRAETLEVDDFVRLARILSA
- a CDS encoding DUF2189 domain-containing protein, encoding MEAAGETPIAPVKVADDLSFADLGRALKAGFSDFLACPIYGLFFAGIYVAAGIFLYVAAVKWGEPMWLVPAVAGFPLVAPFTAVGLYEVSRRREAGLPVKWSAVLGAVRGKGDEQLIMMGGIVFVAFSFWMIIAHGIFAIFMAESGVGSESIAAFITPAGMAMLAVGTLVGAILALAFYAVTVVSLPMLVDREVDFLTAIITSLAAFRSNTAMMCLWAAIIALCLLAALVPAFLGLMVVLPLFGHATWHLYRRVVEPAD